From Rhododendron vialii isolate Sample 1 chromosome 10a, ASM3025357v1, the proteins below share one genomic window:
- the LOC131303906 gene encoding ABC transporter G family member 5: MEKHGCEIEAIGINYTICTEKKEHPFKFFAKVQHHHHHQEDEQSQEPPQKLNDKSNPGVRHVLKDIHCRAKPWEILAIVGPSGAGKSSLLEILAGKLAPQTASIFVNQKPVDKPRFNKISGYVTQKDTLFPLLTVQETLMFSAKLRLRLPHSQLSSRVSSLIQELRLDHVAGVRVGDDKVRGLSGGERRRVSIGVDVIHDPKVLILDEPTSGLDSTSALQIIDMLKTMAETRGRTIILSIHQPGFRIVKLFNSILLMANGSVLHHGSVDQLGLQLRLMGLQLPLHVNIVEFAIDSIEAIQQQKSLQWQEMQIQLPSTPQQLKRNDEGEYKSGKRTLQQLFQQSKVIDEETMDIGVDFPSGFANSRFGETIILTHRFSKNISRTKELFACRTLQMLMAGLILGSIFYDLKDDLSGAEERVGLFAFILTFLLTSTIEALPIFLQEREILMKETSSGSYRVSSYAIANGLVYLPFLLILAVLFTVPLYWLVGLNRSFMAFLHFLLLIWLILYTANSVVVCFSALVPNFIVGNSVISGVMGSFFLFSGYFISKHGMPSYWIFMHYVSLFKYPFEGFLINEFSGAGKCLQFMFGACAVSGEDMLREEGYGEESRWRNVVIMVCFILVYRFISYVILRCRCSQRGLKGALL, encoded by the coding sequence ATGGAGAAACATGGTTGTGAGATTGAAGCAATAGGCATCAACTACACAATCTGcactgaaaagaaagaacaccCTTTTAAGTTCTTTGCCAAagtccaacaccaccaccaccaccaagaaGATGAGCAGTCACAAGAACCACCACAAAAGCTTAATGACAAAAGTAACCCCGGAGTCCGGCACGTCCTGAAGGACATCCACTGCCGGGCCAAACCATGGGAAATCCTTGCCATTGTGGGCCCTAGCGGCGCGGGGAAGTCGTCACTGCTCGAGATCCTTGCCGGAAAACTCGCCCCGCAAACCGCATCCATTTTCGTCAACCAAAAGCCGGTCGACAAACCCAGGTTCAACAAAATATCCGGCTATGTCACCCAAAAGGACACCCTATTCCCACTCCTCACTGTTCAGGAAACCCTCATGTTCAGTGCGAAACTCCGGTTAAGGCTCCCTCATTCCCAGTTGAGTTCAAGAGTCAGCTCACTGATACAAGAACTCCGACTAGATCATGTAGCTGGAGTACGTGTCGGTGATGACAAAGTCCGAGGGTTATCCGGTGGAGAAAGGCGGCGAGTATCGATCGGTGTTGATGTTATTCATGACCCTAAAGTGCTAATTCTTGATGAACCCACTTCAGGGCTTGACAGCACATCAGCTCTTCAGATCATTGACATGCTCAAGACCATGGCTGAAACCAGGGGTAGGACCATAATCCTGAGCATCCACCAACCCGGGTTCAGAATTGTGAAATTGTTCAATTCCATCCTTTTAATGGCTAATGGGTCTGTTTTGCATCACGGCTCGGTTGATCAGCTTGGCCTGCAGCTGAGACTCATGGGTTTACAACTCCCTCTCCATGTCAACATTGTTGAGTTTGCCATTGACTCAATTGAAGCAATTCAACAGCAGAAATCACTGCAGTGGCAAGAAATGCAAATACAATTACCATCCACACCGCAACAACTGAAGAGAAATGATGAGGGTGAGTATAAAAGTGGTAAGCGCACTTTGCAACAACTCTTTCAGCAATCTAAAGTGATAGATGAGGAAACCATGGATATTGGAGTTGATTTTCCTAGTGGTTTTGCAAATTCTAGATTTGGAGAAACCATAATTCTCACTCACAGGTTTTCCAAAAACATATCTCGAACCAAGGAGCTGTTCGCGTGTCGGACGCTTCAAATGCTCATGGCAGGGCTCATATTGGGTTCAATCTTCTACGATCTAAAAGATGATTTATCTGGAGCAGAGGAAAGGGTTGGCCTATTTGCGTTCATATTAACATTTTTGTTAACAAGTACAATAGAAGCTCTACCTATTTTCCTACAAGAGAGGGAGATACTGATGAAGGAGACATCTAGTGGAAGCTATAGAGTCTCATCATATGCCATAGCCAATGGTCTAGTTTACTTGCCCTTTCTACTCATATTGGCCGTTTTATTCACAGTACCACTATATTGGCTTGTTGGGTTAAACCGGAGTTTCATGGCATTCCTTCACTTTCTGTTGTTGATTTGGCTAATTCTCTACACGGCGAATTCAGTCGTGGTGTGTTTCAGTGCACTTGTGCCTAATTTCATCGTCGGAAACTCGGTGATCTCTGGTGTGATGGGTTCGTTCTTTTTGTTCTCCGGCTACTTCATTTCAAAGCACGGGATGCCGAGTTACTGGATTTTCATGCATTATGTGTCGCTATTCAAGTACCCGTTTGAAGGGTTCTTGATAAATGAATTCTCCGGTGCAGGGAAGTGCTTACAGTTCATGTTTGGGGCGTGTGCCGTGAGCGGTGAGGATATGCTTAGAGAGGAAGGGTACGGGGAGGAAA